A portion of the Rhodopseudomonas sp. BAL398 genome contains these proteins:
- a CDS encoding ferric reductase-like transmembrane domain-containing protein, translating into MAGLRSRLGFWSIPLLTVAVPIGFVVWAYPEGLAPMRAAGIIVGWLGTGLLLVSLALMLREPRLARWLGGLERMYRWHHGTGVVAYVLLLLHPLALAANGLSTSPAIAWATLSPLTESWPVWTGWLGLLALMLGLALSFVRRIPYGPWRWLHAMLAVGVLLGLGHLVLLGIDEPVLPIMAVVGLILAWRLLRGDLGLAARPYIVASARQIAAGVVEIALRPLGDPIEVGTGQFVLVALHNGPKYRGCGEFHPFTVSAIDADQVLHVGVKALGDCTGRMMLVEPGVAARVMGGFGGLLGTSSAPQLWVAGGIGVTPFVALLNAGRIGGPTTLIYLCRNEADAAFLPDLRAIAPADPRLSLQVVATGDALPDLERLLPPATKLSGVECYLCGPPGLIAALKSALRARGVTAQHIHYENFEFR; encoded by the coding sequence GTGGCGGGGCTGCGATCCAGGCTGGGCTTTTGGTCGATTCCGCTGCTCACGGTTGCAGTGCCGATCGGGTTCGTGGTCTGGGCCTATCCGGAGGGGCTGGCGCCGATGCGCGCCGCCGGCATCATCGTCGGCTGGCTCGGCACCGGATTGCTGCTGGTGAGCCTGGCCTTGATGCTGCGCGAGCCGCGGCTGGCGCGCTGGCTCGGCGGGCTGGAGCGGATGTATCGCTGGCATCACGGCACCGGGGTGGTTGCCTATGTGCTGTTGCTGCTGCATCCGCTGGCGCTGGCCGCCAATGGGCTGTCGACCTCGCCTGCGATCGCCTGGGCGACGCTGTCGCCATTGACCGAGAGCTGGCCGGTCTGGACCGGCTGGTTGGGGCTGCTGGCGCTGATGCTGGGCTTGGCGCTCAGCTTTGTCCGTCGCATTCCCTATGGTCCGTGGCGCTGGCTGCACGCCATGCTGGCGGTCGGGGTGCTGCTCGGCCTCGGCCATCTGGTCCTGCTCGGCATCGACGAGCCGGTGCTGCCGATCATGGCGGTGGTGGGACTGATCCTGGCCTGGCGGCTGCTGCGCGGCGATCTCGGGCTGGCGGCGCGGCCCTACATTGTTGCCTCGGCACGGCAGATCGCGGCCGGCGTGGTCGAGATCGCGCTGCGTCCGCTGGGCGATCCGATTGAGGTCGGCACCGGTCAATTCGTGCTGGTCGCGCTTCACAACGGCCCGAAATATCGCGGCTGCGGCGAATTCCATCCGTTCACCGTCAGCGCGATCGATGCCGACCAGGTGCTGCATGTCGGCGTCAAGGCGCTGGGCGATTGCACCGGGCGGATGATGTTGGTCGAGCCGGGGGTCGCGGCGCGGGTGATGGGCGGGTTCGGCGGGCTGCTCGGCACCAGCTCGGCGCCGCAGCTCTGGGTGGCGGGCGGGATCGGGGTCACCCCGTTCGTCGCGCTGTTGAACGCCGGTCGGATCGGCGGCCCGACCACCTTGATCTATCTGTGCCGCAACGAGGCCGACGCGGCGTTCCTGCCGGATTTGCGCGCCATCGCTCCGGCCGATCCGAGGCTTTCGCTGCAGGTGGTGGCGACCGGCGACGCCCTGCCGGATCTGGAGCGGCTATTGCCGCCGGCCACGAAACTGTCAGGCGTCGAATGCTATCTGTGCGGACCGCCCGGGCTGATTGCCGCGCTGAAATCCGCGTTGCGGGCGCGCGGCGTCACCGCCCAACACATCCACTACGAAAACTTCGAGTTCAGATGA
- a CDS encoding cytochrome b5 domain-containing protein: MMRKLYLATTSLFWVMVLAFWAGDVLSPHAEQPAAISASRDITSAELAKHATPQDCWMAIRGQVYDLSAYLPDHPSRPQIIEPWCGKEATQAYDTKTKGRPHSKEADDLLPKYRVGRFVPGAD; encoded by the coding sequence ATGATGCGCAAATTATATCTGGCGACCACGAGCTTGTTTTGGGTGATGGTGCTGGCGTTCTGGGCCGGCGATGTGCTGTCGCCGCATGCCGAACAGCCGGCGGCGATTTCGGCCAGTCGGGACATCACTTCGGCTGAGCTGGCCAAACATGCCACGCCGCAGGATTGCTGGATGGCGATCCGGGGCCAGGTCTATGATCTGTCGGCCTATCTGCCGGATCATCCGTCGCGGCCGCAGATCATCGAGCCCTGGTGCGGCAAGGAAGCCACCCAGGCCTATGACACTAAGACCAAGGGCCGGCCGCATTCAAAGGAGGCCGACGATCTGCTGCCGAAATACCGGGTCGGCCGCTTCGTGCCCGGTGCAGATTAG
- the accC gene encoding acetyl-CoA carboxylase biotin carboxylase subunit, whose translation MFDKILIANRGEIALRVLRACKELGIATVAVHSTADADAMHVRLADESVCIGPPASKDSYLNVPALLAACEITGADAVHPGYGFLSENARFAEILAEHNLHFIGPKAEHIRLMGDKIEAKRTAKRLGIPVVPGSEGAVGPEDDAMAIGQAIGFPVLVKAASGGGGRGMKVAQTADDLMLALSTAGNEAKSAFGDASVYLEKYLQKPRHIEIQVLGDGRGGAIHLGERDCSLQRRHQKVWEEGPSPVLTAEARARIGGICAKAMQDMQYLGVGTIEFLYEDGEFYFIEMNTRIQVEHPVTEMITGIDLVLEQIRVAAGGDLPCTQDEIVLNGHAIECRVNAESPVTFRPSPGKITRYHPPGGLGVRIDSAVYQGYTIPPYYDSLVGKLIVHGKTRAECLMRLRRSLDEMVVDGIETTLPLFRALVREPSIIDGDYHIHWLEQYLAAGDSKTG comes from the coding sequence ATGTTCGACAAGATCCTGATAGCCAACCGCGGCGAGATCGCGCTCCGGGTGCTGCGCGCCTGCAAGGAACTCGGGATCGCCACCGTGGCGGTGCATTCCACCGCCGACGCCGACGCCATGCATGTCCGGCTCGCCGATGAAAGCGTCTGCATCGGTCCGCCGGCCTCGAAGGACAGCTATCTCAACGTCCCGGCGCTGCTGGCGGCCTGCGAGATCACCGGCGCCGACGCGGTTCATCCCGGTTACGGCTTCCTGTCGGAAAACGCCCGCTTCGCCGAGATCCTCGCCGAGCACAATCTGCATTTCATCGGCCCGAAGGCCGAACACATCCGGCTGATGGGCGACAAGATCGAGGCCAAGCGGACCGCCAAGCGGCTCGGCATTCCGGTGGTGCCGGGTTCCGAAGGCGCGGTTGGCCCCGAAGACGACGCCATGGCGATCGGCCAGGCGATCGGCTTTCCGGTGCTGGTCAAGGCCGCCTCGGGCGGCGGCGGCCGCGGCATGAAGGTGGCGCAGACCGCCGACGACCTGATGCTGGCGCTGTCGACCGCCGGCAACGAGGCCAAATCGGCGTTCGGCGACGCCTCGGTCTATCTCGAGAAATATCTGCAGAAGCCGCGCCATATCGAGATCCAGGTGCTGGGCGACGGCCGCGGCGGCGCGATCCATCTGGGCGAACGCGACTGCTCGCTGCAGCGCCGTCACCAGAAGGTCTGGGAGGAAGGCCCCTCCCCGGTGCTGACAGCGGAGGCCCGCGCCCGGATCGGCGGCATCTGCGCCAAGGCGATGCAGGACATGCAGTATCTCGGCGTCGGCACCATCGAATTCCTCTACGAGGATGGCGAATTCTACTTCATCGAAATGAACACCCGAATCCAGGTCGAGCATCCGGTGACCGAGATGATCACCGGGATCGATCTGGTGCTGGAGCAGATCCGCGTCGCCGCCGGCGGCGACCTGCCCTGCACCCAGGACGAGATCGTGCTCAACGGTCACGCCATCGAATGCCGCGTCAATGCCGAGAGCCCGGTGACGTTCCGACCCTCGCCCGGCAAGATCACCCGCTATCACCCGCCCGGCGGTCTCGGGGTCCGGATCGATTCCGCCGTCTATCAGGGCTATACGATCCCACCCTATTACGACTCGCTGGTCGGCAAGCTGATCGTGCACGGCAAGACCCGCGCCGAATGCCTGATGCGGCTGCGCCGCTCGCTCGACGAAATGGTCGTCGATGGCATCGAGACCACGTTGCCGCTGTTCCGCGCCCTGGTCCGCGAGCCTTCGATCATCGACGGCGACTACCACATTCACTGGCTCGAGCAGTATCTGGCCGCCGGCGATTCCAAGACCGGCTAA
- the accB gene encoding acetyl-CoA carboxylase biotin carboxyl carrier protein produces the protein MARPPEDKPAAKPKATDTKAVADHALIRDLALLLDETNLTEIEIERAGLRVRVARNVSINAAMPAGYQPPGIASAAVPAPVADISKHPGVVPSPMVGTVYWASEPGAKPFVEVGNKVAAGETLLIIEAMKTMNQIPSPRAGTVTQILVEDGQPVEFGEPLVVIE, from the coding sequence ATGGCCCGCCCGCCTGAAGACAAGCCAGCCGCGAAGCCCAAAGCGACCGATACCAAAGCGGTTGCCGACCACGCGCTGATCCGTGATCTCGCGTTGCTGCTCGACGAGACCAATCTGACCGAGATCGAGATCGAACGCGCCGGGTTGCGGGTCCGGGTCGCCCGCAATGTCAGCATCAACGCTGCGATGCCGGCCGGCTATCAGCCCCCCGGGATCGCGAGCGCCGCGGTGCCGGCGCCGGTCGCCGACATCTCCAAACATCCCGGCGTGGTGCCGTCGCCGATGGTCGGCACGGTGTATTGGGCCTCGGAGCCCGGCGCCAAGCCGTTCGTCGAGGTCGGCAACAAGGTCGCCGCCGGCGAAACGCTGCTGATCATCGAGGCGATGAAGACGATGAATCAGATTCCGTCGCCGCGCGCCGGCACCGTGACCCAGATCCTGGTCGAGGACGGCCAGCCGGTCGAATTCGGCGAACCGCTGGTCGTGATCGAATAA
- the aroQ gene encoding type II 3-dehydroquinate dehydratase — MPNINPNPIPQTVGPETAGPRTVYVLNGPNLNLLGTREPEVYGRATLADVDKLCAETAERFGLTALCRQSNHEGELIDWIHEAHAGKAVGIVLNAGGYTHTSIALHDALVAVQIPAIEVHVSNVYARDAFRHHSFIAKAAFASLCGFGIDGYRLAITGLAAKIGAGAKA; from the coding sequence ATGCCCAACATCAATCCGAATCCAATTCCACAGACAGTCGGTCCCGAGACAGCCGGTCCCAGGACAGTCTATGTCCTCAATGGCCCGAACCTGAATCTGCTCGGGACCAGGGAGCCGGAGGTCTACGGCCGCGCCACCCTCGCCGATGTCGACAAATTGTGCGCGGAGACCGCGGAACGGTTCGGTCTCACCGCGCTATGCCGGCAATCCAACCATGAAGGCGAGTTGATCGACTGGATCCACGAGGCCCATGCCGGCAAGGCGGTCGGCATCGTGCTCAATGCCGGCGGTTACACCCATACCTCGATCGCGCTGCACGACGCCCTGGTGGCGGTGCAGATCCCGGCCATCGAGGTTCACGTCTCCAATGTTTACGCCCGCGACGCTTTCCGTCATCACTCTTTCATCGCGAAAGCCGCCTTTGCCAGCCTGTGCGGCTTCGGCATCGACGGCTACCGGCTCGCCATTACGGGCCTGGCCGCAAAAATCGGCGCCGGCGCCAAAGCCTGA
- a CDS encoding DsbA family protein encodes MPSLRLLAAALFALAAVGAPQAASAQQFTDGQRGQIESIVKNYLLTHPEILEEVSAELSKRQAAAEAEKHQSAISENAKTIFDSPRGVTIGNKNGDVTLVEFFDYNCGYCKRAMNDMLTLMKSDPKLKVVLKEFPVLGPGSVEAAQVAVAVRMQDPTGEKYLAFHQKLLGGRGQADKAHAMAAAKEAGLDMAKLEKDFSSPEVRATIEENFKLAEAMGMNGTPSYVIGKQVVVGAVGLDTLKEKVGMARCGKAAC; translated from the coding sequence ATGCCTTCGCTTCGCCTGCTCGCCGCCGCCCTGTTCGCGCTCGCCGCCGTCGGCGCGCCACAGGCCGCCTCGGCGCAACAATTTACCGACGGTCAGCGCGGCCAGATCGAAAGCATCGTCAAGAACTACCTGCTGACCCATCCGGAGATTCTGGAGGAAGTGTCGGCCGAATTGAGCAAGCGCCAGGCCGCCGCCGAGGCCGAAAAGCATCAATCCGCGATCAGCGAGAATGCCAAGACCATCTTCGACTCGCCGCGCGGCGTCACCATCGGCAACAAAAATGGCGACGTCACCCTGGTCGAGTTCTTCGATTACAATTGCGGCTACTGCAAGCGCGCGATGAACGACATGCTGACGCTGATGAAGTCCGATCCCAAGCTGAAGGTCGTGCTGAAGGAATTCCCGGTGCTCGGGCCCGGCTCGGTCGAGGCCGCGCAGGTCGCGGTCGCGGTGCGGATGCAGGATCCCACGGGTGAGAAATATCTCGCCTTCCATCAGAAACTGCTCGGCGGTCGCGGCCAGGCCGACAAGGCCCATGCGATGGCCGCCGCCAAGGAGGCCGGACTCGACATGGCGAAGCTGGAAAAGGATTTCTCCAGCCCCGAAGTGCGCGCCACCATCGAGGAGAATTTCAAGCTCGCCGAAGCGATGGGCATGAACGGCACGCCGAGCTATGTGATCGGCAAGCAGGTCGTGGTCGGCGCGGTCGGCCTCGACACGCTGAAGGAAAAGGTCGGCATGGCCCGCTGCGGCAAGGCGGCCTGCTGA
- a CDS encoding peroxiredoxin produces the protein MSLHIGDTAPDFTVPTTKGEISFHAWAADSWVFFFSHPADFTPVCTTEMGRTAKLAQQFAARNTKPLGLSTDTVAEHLKWIDDVNDTQKTDLQFPIVADKELKVAKLYDMIHPSQSDTAAVRSVFIIDPKHKIRLTMTYPMNVGRNFDEILRVIDALQLADREKVAMPADWRPGDKVIIPLSITGDAAVKAFPQGWDEPRPYLRLTSVK, from the coding sequence ATGTCCCTTCATATCGGCGACACCGCGCCCGACTTTACCGTTCCCACCACCAAGGGTGAGATCTCGTTCCACGCCTGGGCCGCGGATTCCTGGGTGTTCTTCTTCAGCCACCCGGCCGATTTCACGCCGGTCTGCACCACCGAAATGGGCAGAACCGCCAAGCTCGCGCAGCAATTCGCCGCGCGCAACACCAAGCCGCTCGGCCTGTCGACCGATACGGTGGCGGAGCACCTGAAGTGGATCGACGACGTCAACGATACCCAGAAGACCGACCTGCAATTTCCGATCGTCGCCGACAAGGAGCTCAAGGTCGCCAAGCTCTATGACATGATCCACCCGAGCCAGAGCGATACCGCCGCGGTGCGCTCGGTATTCATCATCGATCCGAAGCACAAGATCCGCCTGACCATGACCTATCCGATGAATGTCGGGCGCAATTTCGATGAGATCCTGCGCGTCATCGACGCGCTGCAGCTGGCCGACCGCGAGAAGGTGGCCATGCCGGCGGACTGGCGTCCCGGCGACAAGGTGATCATTCCGCTGTCGATCACCGGCGACGCCGCGGTCAAGGCCTTCCCGCAAGGCTGGGACGAGCCGCGCCCCTATCTGCGCCTGACCAGCGTCAAGTAG
- a CDS encoding BA14K family protein codes for MAVEKSKGSIRKAITRVLASGVLLAVYGLSLIATTGAVMTAGVTAAHAQRGRGWGGRGRGRGWGGRGRGRGWGGPGVGAAIGLGLGAAMVGGAIAAGQAERNNAVEYCLQRYKSYDPRSGTYLGYDGNRHPCP; via the coding sequence ATGGCAGTTGAAAAATCAAAGGGTTCGATTCGCAAGGCAATTACCCGCGTGCTGGCGAGCGGCGTGCTGCTGGCAGTCTACGGACTCAGCTTGATCGCCACGACCGGCGCCGTCATGACTGCCGGCGTCACCGCAGCGCATGCCCAGCGTGGACGCGGTTGGGGTGGGCGCGGCCGTGGACGCGGCTGGGGTGGTCGGGGTCGCGGACGCGGCTGGGGCGGCCCGGGCGTCGGCGCGGCGATCGGCCTCGGGCTCGGCGCGGCGATGGTCGGCGGCGCGATCGCGGCTGGTCAAGCCGAGCGGAACAACGCAGTGGAGTATTGCCTGCAGCGTTACAAATCCTACGATCCGCGAAGCGGCACCTATCTGGGCTATGACGGCAACCGTCACCCGTGCCCATAA
- a CDS encoding M48 family metalloprotease has protein sequence MLKALFEHSRHRLRKTLRAKLSQKLSQLTALVVAAALIIAPVPALAQQASGPSLLRDTEIEQLLRDYTRPILRAAGLEKQNIQVAIINNSAFNAFVADGHRIFVNYGALLQSQTPNQLIGVLAHETGHLAGGHLSKLRLQLARAQTQMIVAMLLGVGAMVAGSRSGSNSGLGEAGAAAIAAPQEAIRRTLLSYQRQQEENADRAGVRFLTATGQSAKGMYETFKRFTDESLFSARGADPYVQSHPMPAERVAALEGIARSSRFWDKMDDPALQLRHDMMRAKTSGFMERPETVYRRYPPSDTSLPARYARAIASYLHGDPRAAIGQIDSLIRSEPNNPYFYELRGQALLEGGKPAEAIAPLRKAVTLSHGAPLIEMLLGQALVATNNKANSDEAIRILRAALARETEAPLGYAQLAMAYGRKGDYAEADLASAQAAFLRGDNKTARELAARAKTRFAIGSPGWVKADDIVAAKPPGKN, from the coding sequence ATGCTTAAAGCCCTCTTTGAACACTCCCGTCACCGGCTGCGCAAAACGCTACGCGCGAAGCTATCGCAGAAGCTGTCGCAACTGACCGCGCTGGTGGTCGCCGCGGCGCTGATCATCGCGCCGGTTCCCGCGCTGGCTCAGCAGGCCAGCGGACCGTCGCTGCTGCGCGACACCGAAATCGAGCAATTGCTGCGCGATTACACGCGACCGATCCTGCGCGCTGCCGGCCTCGAAAAGCAGAACATCCAGGTGGCGATCATCAACAACAGCGCGTTCAACGCCTTCGTCGCCGACGGCCACCGGATTTTCGTCAATTACGGCGCGCTGCTGCAATCACAGACCCCCAATCAGCTGATCGGCGTGCTGGCGCACGAGACCGGCCATCTCGCCGGCGGCCATCTGTCGAAGCTGCGGCTGCAATTGGCGCGGGCGCAGACCCAGATGATCGTGGCGATGCTGCTGGGCGTCGGCGCCATGGTGGCCGGTTCCAGGAGCGGCTCCAATAGCGGCCTCGGCGAAGCCGGCGCCGCCGCGATCGCCGCGCCGCAGGAAGCGATCCGCCGCACGCTGTTGTCCTATCAGCGCCAGCAGGAAGAAAACGCCGACCGCGCCGGTGTCCGCTTCCTCACCGCCACCGGGCAATCCGCCAAGGGCATGTACGAGACCTTCAAGCGCTTCACCGATGAAAGCCTGTTCTCCGCGCGCGGCGCCGACCCCTACGTGCAGTCGCATCCGATGCCGGCCGAACGCGTCGCCGCGCTCGAGGGCATCGCCCGCTCCAGCCGCTTTTGGGACAAGATGGACGATCCGGCGCTGCAGCTGCGCCACGACATGATGCGCGCCAAGACCTCCGGCTTCATGGAGCGGCCCGAAACCGTGTACCGGCGCTATCCGCCCTCCGACACCTCGCTACCCGCCCGCTATGCGCGCGCGATCGCCAGCTATCTGCATGGCGATCCGCGCGCCGCGATCGGGCAGATCGATTCATTGATCCGGAGCGAACCGAACAATCCCTATTTCTACGAGTTGCGCGGCCAGGCGCTGCTCGAAGGCGGCAAGCCCGCGGAGGCGATCGCGCCGCTGCGCAAGGCGGTGACGCTGTCGCACGGTGCGCCGCTGATCGAGATGCTGTTGGGTCAAGCGCTGGTCGCCACCAACAACAAGGCCAACAGCGACGAGGCGATCCGGATTCTGCGTGCCGCGCTGGCGCGCGAGACCGAGGCGCCGCTTGGCTATGCACAACTGGCGATGGCCTATGGCCGCAAAGGCGACTATGCCGAGGCCGATCTGGCGTCGGCGCAAGCGGCGTTCCTGCGCGGCGACAACAAGACCGCGCGCGAGCTGGCCGCCCGCGCCAAGACTCGATTCGCGATCGGCTCGCCGGGCTGGGTCAAGGCCGACGACATTGTCGCAGCCAAGCCGCCGGGGAAAAATTAA